The window GAATTGACTTACACCTTGAAGTTCGACTTTAGGGCCTCCAATAACGAGTCCAAGTATGAGGTactttcattaaaactcactcactctaTCGATACATGACCTGAGTTGTTTGGTCCcgcatggtcctatcttttcgtgcaaatatatgaactatttagaagtcagttcgcgcgctagcccgAGGTCAgttcgcgcaagtgtatttagacagcatgataagaaagacatgaatgaaaaattttgataagtatagaagaaacaaaagtctattcaaTCCATaagagtctatttacaaaggaggagttcatacaaaaaacgagctggtcctactcagttcgattttacaagttactcgagcaagggccgTCATCGTAGAATCATGGGTCCTGCACCAaactgactcttcgccaagaaacttggtcCAGACTCATGCGACTTTTTCGatgactctagactcaaaggggggctagtgtagtggggcaaattttccagtagtcacgtgtcagttcggacatgatgACCTGTCAGTTCGGCCAACCAATCCACGTATGACGCGTGTCGGATGGCTCTGTCACACGCGAGGTCGGCAATAGAGATCGCACAGCTCGGACACCTCAGCTCGGTATAGAGGGAGGTCAGTTCGGCCACGACTGCCGCCTCTTTATGAAGTGGGCCAAATGGGCCGCCGCCCCCGAACCTTTAGGGGCAATAGTATGAAACCCTAGAAAGattccgaaccctaaggggacttcGACTCCCATATGAAAACTACTACCCGTTAAGCCTATAAATATAGCACTACGCAACAACTCAAGATATGCCATCTACAGTACCCTCCATACTATTGCCTTATTCTTAAGCTCTACTGACTTGGTCGTCGGAGCTATTCCGgggactctagtcccgccgtTGTTCTTTCTCCGCAGGATAGTTTGTTCGGTTTTTCCCTCTCAGCTCGGCTGCACTCAGCCAGCTCTGTTCGTAGCAGCTCAGCTCGGGTTGCGTCCTTGACAGCTCACCAGCCCAGCTCGCCAGATCACTTTCTCTCAGCTCGGCTGCACTCAGCCAGCTCTGTTCGtagcagctcagctcggattGCGTCCTTGGCAACTCACCAGCCCAACTCGTCAGCTCGCTTCCTCTCAGCTCGCTCAGCCCGTCGCAGCCCAGCTCAGATCTtgtttttggcagtcgcatcagtaatcaaacctctttttttttcccccaagtACGTACTAATCGATGATGAAATGAATCTGATAATTCAGGGCACAAGTAGTTGGGTGGCCACCGGTTCGATCTTACTGGAGAAATGCTCTCCAGCAGCAAAAGAAAACCGAGAGTGATGTTTCGGGGATGTACGTGAAAGTGAGCATGGACGGAGCTCCATACCTCAGGAAAATCGACCTTAGGGTTTACAACAACTATCCCGAGCTGCTCAAGGCTCTAGAGGCCATGTTCAAGTGCACCATCGGTAAGCACACGCCCTGCCCTGCTCTCTTtaattgattttaatttttgttttttgtttaaaaaaaaaaagaagaaagtatTGGTTGAGTGGTGGTGGTGTATTGCGGGAGATCAATTGTTAAATTGTTGGGGGAGGATTTATAATTATGGTGTTAAAGATCTTTTCAGGGAGCGTGGTTTGTAGTATGATCTGCATGCATGGCTCCTATATATGGTTAGTTTATATGTTcgtgcgtttttttttttttttttttaatattatcaGGTGTGTATTCAGAAAGGGAAGGATACAGCGGATCTGACAATGCACCCACTTATGAAGACAAGGATGGAGACTGGATGCTGGTTGGAGATGTTCCATGGAATATGTTCGTCACCTCTTGCAGAAGGCTCAGAATCATGAAAGAATCCGAAGCCAAGGGCCTTGGGTGTTTGTAGTTGCCGGCGGATAAAttagaagaaacaaaatttaTTACTACAGCCGGCCCGGTATATAGATATAGTATAGTAGTACTTGCAAATTAAACATGTGGGACTACTGCTACCACCACCAAAGAATTCTCCTCCAACCAGCGCCTTGGGTTctccaagaaaaagaaagactCCTCGCTCGCTTTCTAGCTTAGTCATGATCAGATCCGCTCATCAGATCAGGTGTACAGATTTCGATCTGATGGCTTTCCTTGTGACTTTGGATTCCTGATTTCTGTACTATCCCATAGCCTTCCAGGGTGCATGTCTTTATGGGCTGGATTTAGATTACAAGTGTTTCAAAATTAATTTCTCCGTACAAATGGATCAAGAGTTTAGCTCTTCTCGAATTCAGTCATTACGAATTATTCCGTCCACCGCGGCTACAGGCCTTGCGATGGTCTCCAACAATGGGCTTTCAAGGAGCCCAAGCACTTGTCTCGAAATAATACTGCTTTTCATGGTTGGTTCAAAAGCCCAAAAATCATCAGTACCACGTACtgatattaattaattaattaaagccAGTAAAGAAGAAGGGAGAGCCATGATGACATTCAAACCTAAAAAAGAGATCTCTCCATGCAGAAGGCTATACGAAATGCCGCACTAACACTAACGCAGTGCAACTAGAAGATACGCCCCCTCTTTCTTACTCAGATTACCTTTGTGTTTTCTTCCTGTTGTCTTGTCCCACCATTCTACTGGATTGTGAGTTCAACTGTGCTACGTCGTTATCCAGAGTTGAGGCCCAAATCGACAGACCAAACAAAAGCCCAACAATTTCCATTGGCCAGCCCATGTGGAATATAGGCCTCCTGGATGACGCGCGAACGCAGCAGCACTCGTTTTTTGGTCTGTCACTCTTCCTCTCCAAAGAAAGAACCTTGCCTGAGAAAACTAGCTAAGaacgtctctctctctctctctctcacacacacacacgcagaATCCCATCATCAAACCCCCACTGTCCCAGAGACTTCTTTCCCAGTTCCATCCATTCAGCGCAGAGGGAAAATGCTGGGCCGTCTCGCCGCTCAACGCTTCCGCGAGATCCGTCAAGTTTTCCGTCAAATCCCTCAGGTTCTCCACTCCCACTCTCCCATCTAGTTTCgcctcctttctttttcttatttttctttattatatatCTATTTTATTTCTGTTCATTTCGATTCTCTTTGGTGTTTCTCTCCTCCAGGCTCCTCGATTATTCTCCACTGCCTTAAATTATGTGAGTGCTTACTTTCATTTCTATTGACTTTTTCCCTgaaaagaaaattagatttCATTTCTTTAAATTTGGAGTCTTCTAATTTAGTAATTGACGTTGATTTGTGAAGCACCTGGACACTCCTGATAACAACCCGGACCTTCCCTGGGAATTCACGGAAGCTAACAAAGCCAAGGTTAGCTCTGCAATGCTTATTTCCTCGCATTGTTTATGATTTTTATTCCCACTCCTTTTTTATTAATTTGTTTAATACATTATAGAATCGATTCTTATCTGTACGCACGTCCTGTTAGAAGTCACTGGAGTGGTTGTTGTCATAAGCTGCGCTGATATAGTTCTCAATTGGATCAGTTACTTGCTGCACTTTGTAGGTTTCGTATCGCTTGAGTTTGGCATTTCTGCTCTCTAATTAAATCGGCAAATGCAGCAACACTGGGGTTAGATTATCATGGTTGATATCTCGTTAATAGGCACTCATTTAGTCACTTTAGTACTTGAGAAATCGGAGGACATGGTCTTGCCTTCACCAAGTATTGAATTACAAAGATTTTGATTAGCGTTATTTTCCAAATATGGTGGCATGCTTCTAGTATTCAACTACTGATGATACTATGTTTTGCCATCAACTCTATTAGCAATTAGGCTTGTCATGAAAATCAGGTTGGAAAAAGTCTTTCCCATGCGTAGCTTGCTGTCTTTCTTTTCCGGGATCTTTAAGAAATTACACATCCTCTTAACAAAATAGTTTCCAATATGCATAGGTGAAAGAGATATTATCCCATTACCCATCCAACTACAAGCAATCTGGAGTTATTCCTTTGCTGGATCTTGCACAACAACAACACGGCGGATGGCTCACTGTTTCAGCTATGAACGAAGTATGTTGCTGTTGGTTGATCTTCCATTGGTTTTACTAGTTGATAACTCTTCATTGTTGCTGTCATTAGAGAAGCATTACCAAGTGTGCTGAATTCTGCACTCATATGCATATGATGCATACAGAAAAATTTAACAATTTGTGTGGACACTAGGAACTTTGGAATGGAATTGCGTATTAGATGTACTTCCAGCCAGCCGATTGATGAACTTTGGAGTCGGTTTTCATACTAAGTGCTTCTTAAATGTAGCTAATCGATGTTGATTTATTGTGTTGAATTGTTGGAGAGAATTATTCAAAAGGTGCAACAAGTTACCAAACTGGGGAAACCTTAATCTTTTTCTACATGTAAATTGTAATATTCCATAAAGACGCTCTATTATGTGCTCCCACCCCCCCCCCTTCTTTTTCGTGTTGTGTTATGTTGAAAATAATAAAGAGTCATTCATGCAATGGCAATTGGACagcttttatttttaaaaatttttttcttctttgaacAATCTTAAGCCTCTGTTTTGGGTTTTGTGCTCTACTGAGTGATAAAAAAATGGTTTTTTGAGCACTTATATTAACTCATGGATGGGATTGCTTGACCACTCAGCAATGACCAATATGCTGCTCATATTGCTTAATCTGTTTTGAGTGATAAAGGTGGCAAGAATTATTGAAGTTGCACCAATTCGAGTTTATGAAGTTGCAACCTTCTATTCAATGTTTAACCGTACAAAGGTGAGAGGTTACATGATGTCACCATAAGTTACTATGAGCCTGTGTTTCTTATGCTTCAGCTTGACCCAGTGAACTGCTATGTTACCCTATCAGGTCGGTAAATACCACCTTTTGGTTTGCGGTACAACACCTTGTATGTTGCGTGGTTCAAGAGATATTGAAGATGCATTATTAAAGCACCTAGGAGTAAAACGCAACGGTAACTTTGTTGGAATGTTCTTCATCGATTGTCTTGTACACTGAATGTTATTGAAGCTATATGTTCTGGTTTTCATTTGAAGTTGCTATTCATCATTTGCAGAGGTTACAAAAGATGGTTTGTTCTCTGTTGGAGAAATGGAATGCATGGTACATTTTCTTCTCTGTCCTGTTCTGATCAGAAGATTTGTCATTTTGTTTGCTATGAGATATGGTCTGCTTGACCAATTCTAGGCACTGGAGGGGATATGCATTAAAGAATGTGTCTCTACTTTTCTAAGATATATTTTGTGATGAGTGAGCTAAGCTTGAATCAAATAACTGTTTTACACAGATTGGAGTGCATTAGCAGAGAGAAAACATGCCTGCTATTCTCCTCTGGATTTTAAGTAGCATGCTCTTAGACTGAAAACATTGCATGATGCAGGTGGTGATATACTTGCATAATCACAATAGTAATGAACATGATGAGTGCCACCTTTCCATTTGGGTGTGATTATTCCATGTATTTGTTATCCTATTCTCCATCAGTGCATGGAGAAGAGTTAATTTTCTTACTGTTACCAGTGTGATTGAACAAATCCAGTATGGAACTTGATGCTATGTAGGTTTCATTTCCGTAGGGATGCTGTGTAAATGCTCCAATGATTACTGTGGCTGACTATTCCAATGGATCTGAAGGATACGCATATAACTATTATGTAAGTAGATATCATTCCTTTTATATATTATGGCTTTTACTAGAAAATCTGATTTCATTTGGACCCTTGTGTCTTCAATTTCTTGGTGTTATCGTGTGTGTGTGGGGGATAATTGCAGGAAGATGTTACTCCAAAACGAGTTGTTGAGATTGTTGAGGCATTGAGAAGGGGAGAAAAGCCACCGGTAAGGAAATAAATTTGCCAGCATattatttgctttgtttttaCATCAATATATATTTTATCAAATCATGCCATTTGTACTTCAGCGCGGCACACAAAATCCAAAACGGATCAATTCAGGACC is drawn from Coffea arabica cultivar ET-39 chromosome 1c, Coffea Arabica ET-39 HiFi, whole genome shotgun sequence and contains these coding sequences:
- the LOC113715770 gene encoding NADH dehydrogenase [ubiquinone] flavoprotein 2, mitochondrial, which gives rise to MLGRLAAQRFREIRQVFRQIPQAPRLFSTALNYHLDTPDNNPDLPWEFTEANKAKVKEILSHYPSNYKQSGVIPLLDLAQQQHGGWLTVSAMNEVARIIEVAPIRVYEVATFYSMFNRTKVGKYHLLVCGTTPCMLRGSRDIEDALLKHLGVKRNEVTKDGLFSVGEMECMGCCVNAPMITVADYSNGSEGYAYNYYEDVTPKRVVEIVEALRRGEKPPRGTQNPKRINSGPEGGNTTLLGEPKAPPCRDLDAC
- the LOC113715747 gene encoding auxin-induced protein 22D-like; this translates as MGKAANYENELATELRLGLLGTDHHEPEKQSFPLSLVIKSNKRSSSEMDYNSSDKCEQDSAPPPKAQVVGWPPVRSYWRNALQQQKKTESDVSGMYVKVSMDGAPYLRKIDLRVYNNYPELLKALEAMFKCTIGVYSEREGYSGSDNAPTYEDKDGDWMLVGDVPWNMFVTSCRRLRIMKESEAKGLGCL